ATAAACCACAAAGCCTACGTGACTGTAATGAAAAACTCTTTGCGACACAGTTCCCTGAACTCCAAGTACCTACTTTGGTGACTTCACAAGATTCCCTGATTCGTGAGTTTATTCAAGAACATCAAGATGTAATTGTAAAACCACTTGATGGCATGGGCGGTATGGGGATTTTCCGTTTAACGGCAGATGGTGCAAACATTGGCTCGACGATTGAAATGTTAACCGGCAATGGTGCAGCACCGATTATGGCACAGCGTTATATCCCTGAAATTGTCGATGGCGATAAGCGTATTTTGATGATTAATGGTGAACCTGTACCGTATTGCTTGGCACGTATTCCTCAAAATGGTGAAACTCGCGGTAATTTGGCAGCAGGCGGTCGTGGTGAAGCGCGTCCATTAACTGAAAATGACAAGAAAATTGCAGCAAAAGTAGGTCCATTTTTACGTGAAAAAGGTTTGGTTTTTGTCGGACTGGATGTGATTGGTAATTATGTGACTGAAATTAATGTCACAAGCCCAACCTGTATCCGTGAAATTGACAATCAATTTGGAACTTCAATTGCGGATGATTTATTTGATGTGCTTGAAGCAGGTTTAAAAGCTTAATTCGTGCTGCTATTTTAAAAAGCCCATTCGTGGGCTTTTTTTACTTTTAAGTCAATTTTAACCATGCGGAATTTAACTGACTGAGGTACATAGACACGACAAATTTATATGAATTATTATGGATTAATAATAAATCTAGTTTAAACTCGAAATTCGTATGAAAAAAACAATGAAACGCTCAGTGAAAAAAAGTAAATAAACTTTCATGGCTATGCGTTTGTGATTACAATTGCTAGCTTAAATCAAATTTCCTTTTCCATTTATAGAATTGAAGAATTAGACCGTGACCGACGCTCAGCAAAAACAGCCTAAACATGTCATGATGATGGCCGCAGGTACCGGTGGACACGTATTCCCAGCCCTCGCCGTTGCCAAAGAATTACAACAACAAGGGATTGATGTGTCTTGGCTTGCAACGCCAGCAGGCATGGAAAATCGTCTACTTAAAAATCACAATATTTCAATTTATCAAATTGATATTCAAGGCGTACGTGGCAATGGTTTTGTCCGTAAAGCTCTTGCGCCATTTAAAATTTTAAAAGCCACAATCAGCGCTATGCGCTACATGAAACAATTAAAAGTCGATGCTGTTGCAGGTTTCGGTGGATATGTTGCAGGGCCGGGTGGCTTGGCTGCACGTATTTTGGGTATTCCAGTGATTATCCATGAACAAAATGCCGTGGCTGGCTTTACCAATACCCAATTGTCACGTGTTGCAAAAACCGTTTGTCAGGCATTTCCAAATACATTCCCTGCAAGCGATAAAATAGTCACTACAGGGAACCCTGTACGTCAGGAAATTACCGCGATTTTAAATCCGTCTTGG
This window of the Acinetobacter sp. NCu2D-2 genome carries:
- the gshB gene encoding glutathione synthase: MRVLVVMDPIENVNLKKDSSMAMLWAAARRGHELGYALQQDLYIDKGKAFGLISPLKVFEDYNHYYELGEKQKEPIAAYDVVLMRKDPPFDMNFVYTTYILEQAEREGAWIINKPQSLRDCNEKLFATQFPELQVPTLVTSQDSLIREFIQEHQDVIVKPLDGMGGMGIFRLTADGANIGSTIEMLTGNGAAPIMAQRYIPEIVDGDKRILMINGEPVPYCLARIPQNGETRGNLAAGGRGEARPLTENDKKIAAKVGPFLREKGLVFVGLDVIGNYVTEINVTSPTCIREIDNQFGTSIADDLFDVLEAGLKA